In one Candidatus Methylomirabilota bacterium genomic region, the following are encoded:
- a CDS encoding FAD-dependent oxidoreductase yields the protein GAFDITPDWMPILDETDLEGFFVAAGMSGHGFKLAPAVGEMMAALISGATPPVNPAPFRLSRFAGRAATGTFVSSYLG from the coding sequence GGGGCCTTCGACATCACGCCGGACTGGATGCCCATCCTCGACGAGACGGACCTCGAGGGCTTCTTCGTGGCGGCCGGCATGTCGGGCCACGGCTTCAAGCTCGCTCCGGCCGTGGGCGAGATGATGGCCGCGCTCATCTCGGGCGCTACGCCCCCGGTGAACCCCGCCCCATTCCGTCTCTCGCGCTTCGCGGGCCGGGCCGCCACCGGAACCTTCGTGTCCTCATATCTCGGCTGA